From a single bacterium genomic region:
- a CDS encoding NAD-dependent epimerase/dehydratase family protein has translation MKYLVTGGAGFIGSHLCEYLLGQGHRVHAIDNLSTGRLENVEHLADHPRFSLTVDSILNPFLMERLIQEADVVYHLAAAVGVKLIIEKPVSTIETNIQGTEIVLRYASRHGRKVVISSTSEVYGKNNKLPFTEDDDCSYGPTTIGRWSYAYSKALDEFMALAYRQETQVPVVITRLFNTVGPRQTGRYGMVIPRFIRQALQGEPITVYGNGKQSRSFTYVGDVVKALVDLSEAEAAEGEVFNVGNDELVTIEGLAQKVKLMTGSRSKIEYIPYEKAYSANYEDMMHRLPSLKKIHGAIGYRPTMNLESILRTVIDHTSREIARARGSLDSRALIS, from the coding sequence GTGAAGTACCTGGTCACCGGTGGCGCGGGCTTCATCGGTTCACATTTGTGTGAGTACCTGCTCGGGCAGGGCCATCGTGTTCATGCAATCGATAATCTCTCTACGGGACGGCTCGAGAACGTCGAGCACCTCGCCGATCACCCCCGCTTCTCGCTCACCGTCGATAGCATCCTCAACCCCTTCCTGATGGAACGCCTGATCCAGGAGGCGGATGTCGTCTACCATCTCGCCGCGGCTGTCGGCGTCAAGTTGATCATCGAGAAGCCTGTTTCCACCATCGAGACGAACATCCAGGGCACCGAGATCGTGCTTCGCTATGCCAGCCGGCACGGCCGCAAGGTCGTGATCTCCTCGACGAGCGAAGTCTACGGGAAGAACAACAAGCTGCCCTTCACCGAGGATGACGACTGCAGCTACGGCCCGACGACGATCGGCCGCTGGAGCTACGCCTACTCCAAGGCCCTGGACGAGTTCATGGCCCTTGCTTATCGGCAGGAGACGCAGGTGCCGGTCGTCATCACGCGCCTATTCAACACCGTCGGCCCCCGGCAGACCGGTCGCTACGGGATGGTGATCCCCCGCTTCATTCGTCAAGCTCTGCAGGGAGAACCGATCACGGTCTACGGCAACGGGAAGCAGAGTCGGAGCTTCACCTACGTCGGTGATGTCGTGAAGGCCCTCGTCGACCTCAGCGAGGCGGAAGCCGCCGAGGGCGAGGTCTTCAACGTGGGCAACGACGAGCTGGTTACGATTGAGGGGCTGGCTCAGAAGGTGAAGCTGATGACGGGCAGCCGCTCGAAGATCGAGTACATCCCGTACGAGAAGGCCTACAGCGCCAACTACGAGGACATGATGCATCGCTTGCCCTCGCTGAAGAAGATCCATGGCGCCATCGGCTACCGGCCGACGATGAACCTCGAGAGCATCCTGCGCACGGTGATCGACCACACGAGCCGGGAAATTGCCAGGGCGCGGGGCAGCCTCGATAGTCGCGCCCTGATCTCCTGA